The nucleotide window GCCAGCGCGATGTGAGGTCTTGATGCGTCAGCAGCAGCACCTGATCGCCACCCGCGCTTGTGTCGAGCCAGACTGGATTGAGCTGGGGGAAGGCGGCCTCGAAATGCGCGCGCTCGTGGCCGATCTCCAGCACCAGCACGCCATGCGCGCTCATGCGGGCAGGTGCGTCGCGCAGCAGCGCGCGGATGAAATCCATGCCGTCGGCGCCGCCGGCCAGCGCCAACGCGGGTTCGGCGCGGAATTCAGCGGGCAGGGCGGCCATGCTGGCGCTGTTGACATAGGGCGGGTTGCAGAGGATCAGATCGTAGGGGCCGACACATTGGGCCAGGCCGTCGCTTTCAATCAGGGTGATGCGGTCTTGCAAGCCGTGGCGATCGACATTGATGCGCGCCACGGCCAATGCATCGGCGCTGATGTCGGCGGCGGTGACCCGCACTTCGGGCCACGCCAGAGCCGCCAGCACGGCCAGGCTGCCGTTGCCGGTGCACAAGTCCAGCATGCAGCGGGTCTGATCGGACAGCCACGGGTCGACGCTGCCATCCGCCAGCGCTTCGGCGATCAGGCTGCGCGGGACGATGCTGCGTTCATCGACGTAGAACGGCACGCCTTGCAGCCAAGCCTCGTGTGTGAGGTAGGCCAGCGGTTGGCGGGTGTCGATGCGTGCTCTTAAAAGAGAAGCTGCTCGCGCTTGACTGCCGGGCGCCAAAGGCTGATTCGACGCATATTCTTCAACATCGGTGTCAAGCGGCAGACCGAGCGCATGCAGCACCAGCCAGGCGGCTTCGTCCCGCGCGTTGGTGGTGCCGTGGCCAAAGCTGACGCCGGCGTCCAGCAACTCGCGTTCGGCGCTGGCGATCAGGTCGGCAAGGGTCATCTCGTCATCAAGCGCCGGCCAGGTTCTCTAGCAGGCGCCGGTAGATGCTGGTCAGCGGCTCGATATCCGCCAAGGCGATGTGTTCGTCGATCTTGTGGATGCTGGCGTTGGGCGGCCCCAGTTCGATGACCTGTGGGCAGATCTGCGCGATGAAGCGGCCGTCGCTGGTGCCGCCGGTGGTGGAGAGTTCGGGCGTCAGCCCGCTCTCAGCGCGGATGGCGGCCTGCACGGCGGTGACCAGGTCGCCGGGCGGGGTGAGAAAGGGCAGGCCGCCCAGCGTCCACGCAAGGTGGTAGTCCAAATTCCACTCTTTCAGGGTTCGCTCAAGCCGGTGCTGCAACTGCTCTGGTGTCGATTCGGTGGAAAAACGAAAGTTGAAATCGACGACGACTTCACCCGGAATGATGTTGCTGGCGCCCGTGCCGCCGTGAATGTTACTAACCTGCCAGCTGGTAGGTGGGAAAAAGGCGTTGCCCGCGTCCCATTGCGTCGCTGCCAAGATCGCCAGTGCTGGAGCCAACTCGTGAATGGGGTTCTTCGCCAGGTGCGGGTAGGCGATGTGGCCTTGGATGCCCTTGACCGTGAGCTTGCCGGACAGTGTGCCGCGTCGTCCGTTCTTGATCATGTCGCCGGTGCGCTCGACGGCCGTGGGCTCGCCGACGATGCACCAGTCGAGCCGCTCGCCGCGCGCCTTCAAGGCATTGCACACCACCACGGTGCCATCGGTCGCCGGGCCTTCCTCGTCGCTGGTGAGCAAAAAGGCGATGTTCAGCGGCGCATCGGCACGCGCGGCCAGAAACTCCTCGACCGCCACGACGAACGCGGCAATCGACGTCTTCATGTCGCTGGCGCCGCGGCCGTACAGCCGGCCATCGCGCTCAGTGGGGGTAAACGGGTCGCTCGTCCACTGATCCAGCGGGCCAGTGGGGACGACGTCGGTATGGCCGGCAAATACTATTGTTTTGATAGCTGCTTGCGCTTGACCAGCAAGCGCTGAAGGCCTTTTTGACCACAAATTACGCACGCGGAAATGGTCTGGCCCACTGTCGATGATTTCGTTGACAAAGCCCAGCGGCGCCAGCCGCGCGGCGATCAGGTCGATGCAGCCGGCGTCTTGCGGCGTGACCGAGGGGCGGGCGATGAGTTGTTCGGCAAGCAGGCGAGTGGCGGACATGGTGGCCTCGGCGTTGGGTGGGGGAGTTGGGGCAGGGCCGCAGGGCATTCGCGCTGAACGCCGCACCGGCGCCGTTAGCCGCCGCCCAGGCGCGAGTCGGAATAGCCACCCATCTTGGAATCCTGGAAGCCCGAATTGCCAAAGCCTGTCTTGCCGAATCCCGTGGTGCCGTAGCCGCTGGGGCGCACATCGAGCGTGATGTCGGTGAAGGAAGGTTCGTCGCTTGGGCGCTCTTCTTCCTGCGGCTTGTTGGCCGAGAAGCGCGCGGTGTCGTTCTGCAGGCGCCACATCAGGTTGGTGGGCGAATCGGCGTTGGCCAGGCCTTCCTTGCGGTCGATCCGGCCTTCGACGATCAGGCGCGCCAGGTCTTGCTCGAAGGTTTGCGAGCCTTCGGCCATGGCGTTGTCCATGGCTTCCTTGACGCCCGAGAAATCGCTTTTCTCGATCAGGTCCTGGATCAGCTTGGTGTTGAGCATGACCTCGACCGCCGGCGTGCGGCCGCCATCGACGGTGCGGATCAGACGCTGCGACACCACCGACTTGAGCGCCGCCGACAGATCGCCCAGCAGCGTGGGCCGCACCTCGACCGGGTAGAACGACAGCACGCGGTTGAGCGCCTGGTAGCTGTTGTTGGCGTGCAGCGTGGCCAGGCACAGGTGGCCCGATTGCGCGTAGGCGATGGCGGCGCTCATGGTGTCGCGGTCGCGGATCTCGCCGATCAGGATCACGTCGGGTGCCTGGCGCAGGGCGTTTTTCAGCCCCATTTGGAGCGTCGCGGTGTCGCTGCCGACCTCGCGCTGGTTGACCAGCGACTGCCGGTTGGTGAAGATGAATTCGATCGGGTCCTCGATTGTCAGGATGTGGCCCGGCGCGTTTTTGTTGCGGTGGTCCAGCATCGACGCCAGCGTGGTCGATTTGCCCGCGCCGGTGGCGCCCACCATCAGGATCAGCCCGCGCTTTTCCATCACCAGGTGCTTGAGGATGGACGGCAGGTTCAGCGATTCGAGGTTGGGAATTTCCGGGCTGATGAAGCGGATCACCGCCGCGTAGGTGCCGCGCTGGCGCATGGCCGAGAGGCGGAAGTTGCCGACGCCGTACATGGGGATGGCCATGTTCAGCTCGCCCGTCTCCTTCAGCTCCTCGATGCGGTTGGGCGGCACCACGTCCATCAGCAGGTTCAGCACCGCCTCGGGCGGCAGCACCTGGCTGTTGATGGCCACGCACTGGCCATTGATCTTGATGGTGGCCGGCGCGTGCGCCGACAGATACACATCCGACGCCTTTCGCTCGGCCATCAGGTGCAGGATGCGCTCCATCATGTTGGTGGGTGCAGGGACGGAGGTGGCCATGGTGGTGCGTGGGTGCTATAAAAATAGTATCTGCTCGCGCAGGTCGGGCGCCGGCTGAGTGGCGATATTGCTTTCAGCGGGTGTCAGGGCCGCAACAGGTCGTTGATGCTGGTCTTGGAGCGCGTCTGGGC belongs to Ottowia testudinis and includes:
- the prmB gene encoding 50S ribosomal protein L3 N(5)-glutamine methyltransferase — translated: MTLADLIASAERELLDAGVSFGHGTTNARDEAAWLVLHALGLPLDTDVEEYASNQPLAPGSQARAASLLRARIDTRQPLAYLTHEAWLQGVPFYVDERSIVPRSLIAEALADGSVDPWLSDQTRCMLDLCTGNGSLAVLAALAWPEVRVTAADISADALAVARINVDRHGLQDRITLIESDGLAQCVGPYDLILCNPPYVNSASMAALPAEFRAEPALALAGGADGMDFIRALLRDAPARMSAHGVLVLEIGHERAHFEAAFPQLNPVWLDTSAGGDQVLLLTHQDLTSRWPAQA
- the dapE gene encoding succinyl-diaminopimelate desuccinylase, with the protein product MSATRLLAEQLIARPSVTPQDAGCIDLIAARLAPLGFVNEIIDSGPDHFRVRNLWSKRPSALAGQAQAAIKTIVFAGHTDVVPTGPLDQWTSDPFTPTERDGRLYGRGASDMKTSIAAFVVAVEEFLAARADAPLNIAFLLTSDEEGPATDGTVVVCNALKARGERLDWCIVGEPTAVERTGDMIKNGRRGTLSGKLTVKGIQGHIAYPHLAKNPIHELAPALAILAATQWDAGNAFFPPTSWQVSNIHGGTGASNIIPGEVVVDFNFRFSTESTPEQLQHRLERTLKEWNLDYHLAWTLGGLPFLTPPGDLVTAVQAAIRAESGLTPELSTTGGTSDGRFIAQICPQVIELGPPNASIHKIDEHIALADIEPLTSIYRRLLENLAGA
- a CDS encoding PilT/PilU family type 4a pilus ATPase, which translates into the protein MATSVPAPTNMMERILHLMAERKASDVYLSAHAPATIKINGQCVAINSQVLPPEAVLNLLMDVVPPNRIEELKETGELNMAIPMYGVGNFRLSAMRQRGTYAAVIRFISPEIPNLESLNLPSILKHLVMEKRGLILMVGATGAGKSTTLASMLDHRNKNAPGHILTIEDPIEFIFTNRQSLVNQREVGSDTATLQMGLKNALRQAPDVILIGEIRDRDTMSAAIAYAQSGHLCLATLHANNSYQALNRVLSFYPVEVRPTLLGDLSAALKSVVSQRLIRTVDGGRTPAVEVMLNTKLIQDLIEKSDFSGVKEAMDNAMAEGSQTFEQDLARLIVEGRIDRKEGLANADSPTNLMWRLQNDTARFSANKPQEEERPSDEPSFTDITLDVRPSGYGTTGFGKTGFGNSGFQDSKMGGYSDSRLGGG